A genome region from Alphaproteobacteria bacterium includes the following:
- a CDS encoding ShlB/FhaC/HecB family hemolysin secretion/activation protein translates to MIKFPKLFLSMMTAATLFASQAYAQAVPSSAEAPRAGGQIAPMPTQTLPEIGTKIQTGGAVTAPAGAEKVKLTLKSVAIEGQTVYDDLQIRSVYDSMIGTTITLADVFGIADRLTAKYRNDGYILTQVVVPPQTIDGGHVKLRVVEGFVENVTIQGASRANPAWLEGYAAKLRAQKPLNSKALERYVLLINDLAGMNARAVLSPSKTPGATDITLVVDQKPFDAFFQIDNRGTRFLGPLQTNAGVRFNNALGFYEGLNFQGVWTPDHTELAYGAFTWQQPLNHEGTRLSTTLGYTKTDPGFTLTPFDVEGTAKSVNLDLTHPFIRSRNKNLYGSLKFNFLNSERSDNIPGGGAEDRLRVLRAGGTFQFTDTLLGVNTLSAEASKGLHFLNASDKGDARLTRALGDPQFFKVNAEISRTQRITNIFEAFLSAAGQLSSSTLLASEEFGVGGVNYGSAYDNSEITGEDGYAARFELRANNPVALPVNLLQLYGFVDGGEVHDPDNAVARDRRRSIVSAGGGARLNLDDRFAGTLELAVPMTADVQTEGDDNPRLFATITGKF, encoded by the coding sequence ATGATCAAGTTTCCGAAGCTTTTCCTTTCCATGATGACCGCCGCCACGCTGTTCGCGTCACAGGCTTACGCGCAGGCCGTGCCGTCATCGGCCGAAGCACCGCGCGCCGGCGGCCAGATCGCGCCGATGCCCACGCAAACGCTGCCCGAAATCGGCACCAAAATTCAAACCGGCGGCGCGGTCACCGCACCGGCGGGCGCGGAAAAAGTGAAGCTGACGCTGAAATCCGTCGCTATCGAAGGCCAGACCGTCTATGACGACCTGCAGATCCGCAGCGTCTATGACAGCATGATCGGCACCACCATTACGCTGGCCGATGTGTTCGGCATCGCCGACCGCCTGACCGCGAAGTACCGCAACGACGGCTATATCCTGACCCAGGTCGTGGTGCCCCCGCAGACCATCGATGGCGGCCACGTGAAACTGCGCGTCGTCGAAGGCTTTGTCGAAAACGTCACCATTCAGGGCGCATCCCGCGCGAACCCCGCCTGGCTGGAGGGTTATGCCGCGAAACTGCGCGCGCAGAAACCGCTGAATTCCAAGGCACTCGAGCGTTACGTGCTGCTCATCAACGACCTTGCGGGCATGAATGCCCGCGCGGTGCTGTCGCCGTCGAAAACGCCCGGCGCCACCGACATTACCCTGGTCGTCGACCAGAAGCCGTTCGATGCGTTCTTCCAGATCGACAACCGCGGCACGCGCTTCCTCGGCCCCCTGCAGACCAACGCAGGCGTGCGTTTCAACAACGCGCTCGGGTTCTATGAAGGCCTGAATTTCCAGGGCGTCTGGACGCCCGACCACACGGAACTGGCCTATGGCGCATTCACCTGGCAGCAGCCGCTGAACCATGAAGGCACGCGCCTGTCCACCACGCTCGGTTATACCAAGACCGATCCCGGCTTCACGCTGACGCCGTTCGACGTGGAAGGCACCGCGAAATCCGTCAACCTCGACCTGACGCATCCCTTCATCCGTTCCCGCAATAAAAACCTGTACGGTTCGCTGAAATTCAACTTCCTGAATTCGGAACGCAGCGACAACATCCCGGGCGGCGGCGCCGAAGACAGGCTGCGCGTACTGCGTGCCGGCGGCACGTTCCAGTTCACCGACACCCTGCTGGGCGTGAACACCCTGTCGGCCGAAGCTAGCAAAGGCCTTCACTTCCTGAACGCCAGCGACAAGGGCGATGCCCGCCTGACGCGCGCCCTTGGCGATCCGCAATTCTTCAAGGTGAACGCCGAAATCAGCCGCACCCAGCGCATCACGAACATTTTCGAAGCCTTCCTGTCGGCGGCGGGCCAGCTGTCGTCCAGCACGCTTCTGGCATCGGAGGAATTCGGCGTGGGCGGCGTCAATTACGGCAGCGCCTACGACAACTCGGAAATCACCGGCGAAGACGGCTATGCCGCGCGCTTCGAACTGCGCGCCAACAACCCCGTCGCCCTGCCCGTCAACCTGCTGCAGCTCTACGGTTTTGTGGACGGCGGCGAAGTGCACGACCCCGACAACGCGGTTGCCCGCGACCGCCGCCGCTCCATCGTGTCCGCCGGCGGCGGCGCGCGCCTGAACCTCGACGACCGCTTCGCCGGCACGCTCGAGCTTGCGGTGCCGATGACGGCCGATGTGCAGACCGAAGGCGACGACAACCCGCGCCTGTTCGCAACCATCACCGGCAAGTTCTGA
- a CDS encoding thioredoxin family protein, producing the protein MIKTFALTAVAVIGLALATSALAETDTAAAANDTAPAAHATVGEKAPDFTLPAADGGDKSLSSFAGKITVLEWHNKGCPFVKKHYESGNMQALQKEFTAKDVVWLTINSSAPGKQGHESAADALATAKADGAASTHVLLDEKGEVGKLYGATTTPSMYVIDKDGKLAYAGAIDDNSSPDPETIKDAKNYVRAAIESLQAGKPVEVSSTKSYGCGVKYAD; encoded by the coding sequence ATGATCAAGACATTTGCCCTGACCGCCGTTGCCGTTATCGGCCTTGCGCTTGCAACGTCCGCGCTTGCTGAAACCGATACCGCAGCCGCGGCAAACGATACCGCGCCCGCGGCGCATGCCACCGTCGGCGAAAAAGCGCCCGACTTCACGCTGCCCGCAGCCGATGGCGGCGATAAGTCATTGTCGTCCTTCGCCGGAAAAATCACCGTGCTGGAATGGCACAACAAGGGCTGCCCGTTTGTGAAGAAACACTATGAATCGGGCAATATGCAGGCGCTGCAAAAAGAATTCACGGCGAAAGATGTCGTGTGGCTGACCATCAATTCCTCCGCGCCCGGCAAGCAAGGCCATGAAAGCGCGGCCGATGCGCTGGCGACGGCCAAGGCGGACGGTGCGGCTTCGACGCATGTGCTGCTGGATGAAAAGGGCGAAGTGGGCAAGCTGTACGGCGCGACCACCACGCCAAGCATGTATGTGATCGACAAGGACGGCAAGCTCGCCTATGCCGGCGCGATCGACGATAATTCATCGCCCGATCCGGAAACGATCAAGGACGCGAAAAATTACGTGCGCGCCGCGATTGAATCGCTGCAGGCGGGCAAGCCCGTCGAAGTGTCATCGACCAAGTCGTATGGCTGCGGCGTGAAATACGCGGACTAA